One region of Olleya sp. Hel_I_94 genomic DNA includes:
- a CDS encoding glycoside hydrolase family 31 protein: MIVNTELEQKGNLFPSQIIKFKKDVDTLYFYTENNVVLQLTVLRDSVLRFRYTTTGTFDNDFSYAITKYASTGYNKLEIVENDEFYIIITSKLRCEVSKKDARVSIYDAITDELINQDEIGFHWEESYEFGGNIVKMSKTVNERESYFGLGDKPDHLNLKGKRFQNWVTDSYAFGKETDPIYKAIPFFTGLHHGKAYGIFFDNTFRSYFDFGQERRNVTSFWAQGGEMNYYFIYGPKMQDVVENYTDLTGKPHQLPPLWALGFHQCKWSYYPEAEVKAVTSKFRELQIPCDAIYLDIDYMDGFRCFTWNKDHFPDPKRMVKELLEDGFKTVAIIDPGIKIDNEYSVFKEALDKDYFCKRADGPYMKGKVWPGECYFPDFTKPEVRDWWSGLFKELVEDIGIQGVWNDMNEPAVMEVPNKTFPDDVRHDYDGNPCSHRKAHNVYGMQMARATYHGMKKFNYPKRPFVITRAAYSGTQRYTSTWTGDNVATWEHLWIANVQAQRMAMSGFSFAGSDIGGFAEQPQGELFTRWIQLGIFHPFCRVHSSGDHGDQEPWAFDEDVTDVVRKFIEIRYQLLPYLYTAFWNLVEHGTPILKSLVMYDQEDNQTHYRTDEFVYGDQILVCPIQEPNAKGRRMYIPRGSWYNFWTDELVEGGKEKWVDAEIDSMPIFIKEGAIVPKFPVQQYVDQTIIEELSLDVYFKLGKESSQLFDDAHDGYDYTKGRYSFRTFKLTGKSQELIIQQHKEGKYEATYKTFKLNIHALPFEINEIQIDNETVAIDQIKDSGIVSMVIDKNFSEIHLIGK, translated from the coding sequence ATGATTGTAAATACAGAATTAGAACAAAAAGGAAACTTATTTCCTTCACAAATAATAAAATTTAAAAAAGATGTAGACACATTATATTTCTATACAGAAAATAACGTAGTGCTTCAATTAACAGTCTTAAGGGATAGTGTCCTAAGATTTAGATACACAACAACAGGAACGTTTGATAACGATTTTTCTTATGCTATAACCAAATACGCAAGTACAGGTTATAATAAGTTAGAAATTGTAGAAAATGATGAGTTTTACATTATAATCACTTCTAAATTGAGATGTGAAGTCTCTAAAAAAGATGCCAGAGTCTCTATATATGATGCTATAACAGACGAGCTTATTAACCAAGATGAAATAGGTTTTCATTGGGAAGAAAGCTATGAGTTTGGTGGTAACATCGTTAAAATGAGTAAAACAGTTAATGAACGTGAGAGTTACTTTGGTTTAGGTGATAAGCCTGACCATTTAAATTTAAAAGGAAAACGATTTCAAAACTGGGTAACCGACTCATATGCTTTTGGTAAAGAAACAGATCCTATTTATAAAGCAATTCCATTTTTTACAGGTTTACACCATGGTAAGGCTTACGGAATCTTTTTTGATAATACCTTTAGATCGTATTTTGATTTTGGTCAAGAACGACGTAACGTAACCAGTTTTTGGGCTCAAGGAGGTGAGATGAATTACTATTTTATTTATGGTCCAAAAATGCAGGATGTTGTTGAGAATTACACAGACTTGACAGGAAAACCACATCAATTACCACCATTATGGGCTTTAGGGTTTCATCAATGTAAATGGAGTTATTATCCCGAAGCAGAGGTTAAAGCGGTAACCTCAAAATTTAGAGAGCTTCAAATACCATGTGATGCCATTTATTTAGATATAGATTATATGGATGGTTTTAGATGTTTTACTTGGAATAAAGACCACTTTCCAGACCCAAAACGCATGGTTAAAGAGTTGTTAGAGGATGGCTTTAAAACCGTAGCTATTATTGATCCAGGAATTAAAATAGACAACGAATATTCAGTTTTTAAAGAAGCTTTAGACAAGGATTATTTTTGTAAACGTGCTGATGGTCCATACATGAAAGGTAAAGTGTGGCCTGGAGAATGTTATTTTCCAGATTTTACAAAACCAGAAGTTAGAGATTGGTGGTCAGGATTATTTAAAGAATTAGTTGAAGACATAGGTATACAAGGCGTTTGGAATGATATGAATGAGCCTGCTGTAATGGAAGTGCCAAATAAAACATTTCCGGATGATGTGCGTCATGATTATGATGGTAATCCGTGTAGTCACAGAAAAGCACACAATGTTTATGGTATGCAAATGGCTAGAGCTACTTATCATGGAATGAAAAAGTTTAACTATCCTAAACGTCCGTTTGTAATAACTAGAGCAGCTTATTCTGGTACCCAACGATACACGTCTACTTGGACAGGAGATAATGTGGCTACTTGGGAGCATCTTTGGATAGCAAATGTACAAGCACAACGTATGGCAATGTCAGGATTTAGTTTTGCAGGAAGTGATATCGGAGGTTTTGCCGAACAGCCTCAAGGCGAATTGTTTACACGTTGGATTCAATTAGGAATTTTTCATCCATTTTGTCGTGTGCATTCTTCTGGAGATCATGGAGATCAAGAACCTTGGGCTTTTGATGAAGACGTGACAGATGTTGTTAGAAAATTTATTGAAATTAGATATCAACTTTTACCTTATTTATATACCGCTTTTTGGAACTTGGTAGAGCATGGTACACCTATATTAAAGTCTCTAGTCATGTACGATCAAGAGGATAATCAAACACACTATAGAACAGATGAGTTTGTTTATGGAGATCAAATTTTAGTTTGCCCAATACAAGAACCTAATGCTAAAGGTCGCAGAATGTACATACCTAGAGGTAGCTGGTATAACTTTTGGACCGATGAGTTAGTAGAAGGAGGAAAAGAAAAATGGGTTGATGCAGAAATAGATAGTATGCCTATTTTTATAAAAGAAGGTGCAATCGTACCTAAATTTCCAGTTCAGCAATATGTAGACCAAACAATAATTGAAGAGTTATCATTAGACGTGTACTTTAAGTTAGGTAAAGAGTCGTCACAGTTATTTGATGATGCTCATGATGGTTATGATTATACTAAGGGACGTTATAGTTTCAGGACATTTAAATTAACAGGTAAGTCTCAGGAATTAATTATTCAACAGCATAAAGAAGGTAAGTATGAAGCTACCTATAAGACTTTCAAATTAAATATTCACGCATTACCATTTGAAATTAATGAGATTCAAATAGATAATGAAACTGTAGCTATTGATCAAATTAAAGACAGCGGAATAGTGTCTATGGTTATTGATAAAAACTTTTCTGAAATTCATTTAATAGGAAAATAA
- a CDS encoding M48 family metallopeptidase, translating into MKLKNSLALALTLVMFLSCSTNPFTGKKTLAFVSNAELFPTAFAQYNQVLTESKVETGTTRAEMIKRVGQRISVAAERWLNANGQQGYLNDYKWEYNLIEEDVVNAWCMPGGKIVFYTGILPVAENESAIAAIMGHEVAHALANHGQQRMSAGMIQQGLGVVGNVALANDEKTLGIFNQSYGIVSNVGGMLPFSRSHETEADRIGLYLTAIAGYNPDEAANLWRRMAQASGGEAPPEFLSTHPANQTRIDNLTALSPSAKAEAQKFGVTSFRPLGKY; encoded by the coding sequence ATGAAATTAAAAAATAGTTTAGCGCTTGCCTTAACATTAGTAATGTTTTTGTCATGTTCTACTAATCCATTTACAGGAAAAAAAACATTAGCTTTTGTGTCTAATGCAGAATTGTTTCCAACAGCTTTCGCGCAATATAACCAAGTGTTAACAGAAAGTAAAGTAGAAACAGGAACAACAAGAGCAGAGATGATTAAGCGTGTTGGTCAACGTATATCTGTCGCAGCAGAACGTTGGTTAAATGCTAATGGACAACAAGGTTATTTAAATGATTATAAGTGGGAATACAATTTAATTGAAGAAGATGTTGTAAATGCTTGGTGTATGCCAGGAGGAAAAATTGTGTTTTATACCGGAATTTTACCAGTAGCAGAAAACGAATCTGCAATTGCTGCAATTATGGGTCATGAAGTAGCGCATGCTTTAGCAAATCACGGACAACAACGTATGAGTGCTGGAATGATACAACAAGGCTTAGGAGTTGTTGGTAATGTAGCTTTGGCAAATGATGAAAAAACTTTAGGAATCTTTAATCAATCTTATGGTATTGTTTCTAACGTAGGAGGTATGTTACCTTTTAGTAGAAGTCACGAAACTGAAGCGGATAGAATTGGTTTATACCTTACAGCTATTGCTGGTTACAATCCAGATGAAGCAGCTAATTTATGGAGACGTATGGCACAAGCAAGTGGAGGAGAAGCACCACCAGAATTTTTAAGTACGCATCCAGCAAATCAAACACGTATTGATAATTTAACAGCTTTATCTCCTTCAGCTAAAGCAGAAGCACAAAAATTTGGTGTAACTAGTTTTAGACCTTTAGGTAAATACTAG
- a CDS encoding MFS transporter, whose translation MAHLKKGSKKLLNAWAFYDWANSVYTLTIASSIFPIFYSALFVSQVEKTVPAFGMVFKSTALITYVTAFTFLVVAFTSPILSGIADYVGNKKNFMKFFCYLGGLGCIGLYWFSIESIHISLLFYFMGLIGYWGSLVFYNSYLPDIAFPEQQDSISAKGFSLGYVGSVLLLLVNLAMVMTQETGEAKLQMMRYSFVMVGVWWIGFSQYSFYILPKGVKTGEKVTRAIVLNGLKELKLVWIQLKQNLRLKRYLAAFFVFSMAVQTIMLVAVYFGEEEIAWGNSDAKTQGLIVSILVIQLVAILGAFLTSKASEKFGNIKTLIIVNFIWMALCFYAYFMVTPFQFYIAAGCVGLVMGGVQSLARSTYSKFLPETEDTTSYFSFFDVAEKIGIVIGMVIFATIDQLTGSMRNAILFLFVFFLVGIFLLFRVPKQGELN comes from the coding sequence ATGGCACATCTTAAAAAAGGAAGTAAAAAACTGCTTAATGCTTGGGCATTTTATGATTGGGCAAATTCAGTTTATACCTTAACTATAGCATCGTCAATATTTCCAATATTTTACTCAGCGCTTTTTGTCTCTCAAGTAGAAAAAACGGTTCCTGCTTTTGGAATGGTTTTTAAAAGCACAGCATTAATAACATATGTAACAGCTTTTACATTTTTAGTAGTAGCTTTTACATCTCCTATATTATCTGGTATTGCAGACTACGTAGGTAACAAGAAAAATTTCATGAAGTTTTTTTGTTATTTAGGAGGTTTAGGTTGTATTGGTTTATACTGGTTTAGTATAGAGTCCATTCATATTAGTTTGTTGTTTTATTTTATGGGTTTAATTGGTTATTGGGGAAGTTTGGTGTTTTACAATTCTTACTTACCAGATATTGCATTTCCTGAACAACAAGACAGTATAAGTGCTAAAGGTTTTAGCTTAGGTTACGTTGGAAGCGTTTTGTTATTACTAGTAAATCTAGCTATGGTAATGACACAAGAGACAGGTGAGGCTAAATTGCAAATGATGCGCTATTCTTTTGTTATGGTTGGTGTATGGTGGATTGGGTTTAGCCAATATTCATTTTATATATTACCAAAAGGAGTTAAAACAGGTGAAAAGGTAACAAGAGCGATAGTACTTAATGGTTTAAAAGAATTAAAATTAGTATGGATTCAACTAAAACAAAACTTAAGATTAAAACGCTACTTAGCAGCCTTTTTTGTGTTTAGTATGGCAGTACAAACCATTATGTTAGTCGCTGTGTATTTTGGAGAAGAAGAAATTGCTTGGGGAAACTCTGATGCTAAAACACAAGGATTAATAGTTAGTATTTTAGTAATACAATTGGTAGCTATATTAGGTGCTTTTTTAACGTCAAAAGCATCCGAAAAATTCGGTAATATTAAAACGCTTATAATCGTTAATTTTATATGGATGGCGTTATGTTTTTACGCTTATTTTATGGTTACACCTTTTCAATTTTACATAGCAGCTGGTTGTGTAGGATTGGTAATGGGAGGCGTACAAAGTTTAGCACGATCTACATACTCTAAATTTTTACCAGAAACAGAGGATACTACATCGTATTTTAGTTTTTTTGATGTTGCAGAAAAAATTGGTATTGTTATAGGAATGGTAATTTTTGCAACTATAGATCAATTAACAGGTAGTATGCGAAATGCTATATTGTTTTTGTTTGTATTCTTTTTAGTAGGTATCTTTTTGCTGTTTAGAGTGCCAAAACAAGGTGAGTTAAATTAA
- a CDS encoding head GIN domain-containing protein, with the protein MKTFKQTLALTLTLLVFTSCNAQWGKGKTIKGNGNLTTITRTTSDYDAIRLAGWMEFELVEGEEGTITIEGEENLLDYILTEVEGNGLIVKTENNINLKPSGNKTIKITIPFKDIDKVSLSGSGDVTSNATIVSKNFEAKVSGSGDITLDIQSTNVDANVTGSGDLTLTGQTTNLNASVTGSGDFHGGRLMADFTEAKVTGSGDVVVYAKEAIKARVTGSGDIEYKGSPSKVDKKVTGSGDISN; encoded by the coding sequence ATGAAAACATTTAAACAAACATTAGCATTAACCTTAACACTTTTAGTATTTACATCTTGTAATGCGCAATGGGGAAAAGGAAAAACAATTAAAGGAAACGGAAACCTTACTACAATAACTAGAACTACATCAGATTATGATGCAATTAGACTTGCAGGTTGGATGGAATTTGAATTAGTTGAAGGTGAAGAAGGTACAATTACTATTGAAGGTGAAGAAAACCTTTTAGATTATATTTTAACCGAAGTTGAAGGCAACGGGTTAATAGTTAAAACAGAAAATAATATTAATTTAAAACCTAGCGGAAATAAAACTATCAAGATCACCATTCCGTTTAAAGATATTGACAAAGTATCACTTTCAGGCTCAGGTGATGTTACGTCTAATGCAACCATAGTTTCTAAAAATTTTGAAGCTAAAGTATCAGGTTCTGGAGATATTACTTTAGATATACAATCAACTAACGTTGATGCAAATGTAACAGGTTCTGGAGATTTGACATTAACTGGTCAAACAACTAATTTAAATGCAAGTGTGACAGGCTCTGGAGATTTTCATGGTGGACGCTTAATGGCTGACTTTACAGAAGCTAAAGTAACTGGATCTGGTGATGTTGTTGTTTATGCTAAAGAAGCTATCAAAGCAAGAGTAACAGGCTCTGGAGATATTGAATATAAAGGTAGTCCAAGTAAAGTAGACAAAAAAGTTACTGGATCTGGAGATATTAGTAATTAA
- a CDS encoding RNA polymerase sigma factor encodes MTLTKHNIEALIMLCLSGNQLAQLEIYNRYYKAMYNTSFRIVNNSFEAEDIMQESFLTAFTKLNTLKEISTFSAWLKRIVVNNSIHAFNKNKKNEDVALDDVLYKIEDHQGVDTTIEFTSVKAKQILDTLNTLKSNYRIALTLNLIEGYDYEEISEVMQISYANCRTTVSRAKESLRKKLEQLN; translated from the coding sequence TTGACACTAACCAAACACAATATTGAAGCGCTTATAATGCTTTGCCTATCTGGTAACCAATTAGCACAATTGGAGATTTACAACAGGTATTACAAGGCAATGTATAATACGTCATTTAGAATTGTGAATAATAGTTTTGAAGCTGAAGACATTATGCAAGAATCATTTTTGACTGCATTTACTAAGCTGAATACACTTAAAGAAATAAGCACATTTAGTGCTTGGTTAAAACGTATTGTTGTTAATAATAGCATACATGCTTTTAATAAAAATAAAAAAAATGAAGACGTAGCTCTGGACGATGTATTATATAAAATTGAAGACCATCAAGGCGTTGATACAACAATCGAGTTTACTTCTGTTAAAGCAAAACAAATTTTAGACACTTTAAATACTCTAAAATCTAATTACAGAATTGCATTAACCTTAAATCTTATTGAGGGTTATGATTACGAAGAAATTAGTGAAGTCATGCAAATTAGTTATGCTAATTGCAGAACAACAGTCTCTAGAGCAAAAGAGAGTTTAAGAAAAAAATTAGAACAATTAAATTAA
- the lon gene encoding endopeptidase La, with the protein MKKSNFISLDSLSLQDFDENSELIPLMTPEDEEKIAKEELPETLPILSLRNTVLFPGVVIPITAGRDKSIKLINDANKGGKVIGVVSQIDEDVEDPKAEDLHQIGTVARILKVLKMPDGNTTVIIQGKKRFEIDTVITEEPYIKATVKEVPQAKPAAKNKEFAAIIESIKELAVQIIKDSPNIPTEATFAIKNIESDSFLINFVSSNMNLDVDEKQALLEMNHLKDRALETLRYMNVEFQKLELKNDIQSKVQSDLNQQQREYFLNQQLKTIQEELGGGNAEEIEDMKKRAKSKKWDEKVGKHFDKELAKMQRMNPQVAEYSIQRNYLDLFLDLPWSKFSKDKFDLKRAEKILNRDHYGLDDVKQRIIEHLAVLKLRNDMKSPILCLYGPPGVGKTSLGKSVAEALGREYVRMSLGGLRDEAEIRGHRKTYIGAMPGRILQSLKKAGTSNPVFVLDEIDKLSNSHQGDPSSALLEVLDPEQNAEFHDNFLEMGYDLSKVMFIATTNSLNTIQPALRDRMEIINVTGYTIEEKVEIAKRHLLPKQLKEHGLEDNHIKIGKPQLEKIVEGYTRESGVRGLEKQIAKMVRYAAKNIAMEEEYNIKISNDDIVEILGGPKLERDKYENNNVAGVVTGLAWTRVGGDILFIESILSKGKGALNITGNLGKVMKESSTIAMEFIKAHAEELNINPEVFEKYNVHIHVPEGATPKDGPSAGVTMLTSLVSLFTQRKVKKSLAMTGEITLRGKVLPVGGIKEKILAAKRARIKEILLCEDNRRDIEEIKPEYLKGLTFHYVSDMLDVIKIAVTNQKVSNAKKL; encoded by the coding sequence ATGAAAAAATCTAACTTTATATCGCTTGACAGTTTGTCATTACAAGATTTTGATGAAAATTCAGAATTAATCCCTTTAATGACGCCAGAAGATGAAGAAAAAATAGCAAAAGAGGAATTGCCAGAAACACTTCCAATTTTGTCATTACGTAACACAGTATTGTTTCCAGGTGTTGTAATACCTATTACTGCAGGACGCGATAAATCTATTAAATTAATTAACGACGCTAATAAAGGCGGTAAGGTCATTGGTGTTGTTTCTCAAATAGATGAAGATGTAGAAGACCCTAAGGCAGAGGATTTACATCAAATTGGTACTGTAGCTAGAATTTTAAAAGTTTTAAAAATGCCTGATGGTAACACAACAGTTATTATACAAGGTAAAAAACGATTTGAGATTGATACTGTTATAACAGAAGAGCCTTACATTAAAGCAACTGTTAAGGAGGTACCACAAGCAAAACCTGCAGCAAAAAACAAAGAGTTTGCAGCAATAATTGAATCTATTAAAGAGTTAGCTGTACAAATCATCAAGGATAGTCCAAATATACCAACAGAGGCGACGTTTGCTATTAAAAATATAGAAAGTGATTCGTTTTTAATCAATTTTGTATCGTCTAACATGAATTTGGATGTAGATGAAAAACAGGCGCTTCTAGAAATGAATCACCTGAAGGATCGTGCTCTAGAAACATTACGTTATATGAACGTCGAGTTTCAAAAGCTAGAACTTAAAAATGACATCCAATCTAAAGTACAAAGTGATTTAAATCAACAACAACGTGAATACTTTTTAAATCAGCAACTAAAAACGATTCAAGAAGAGCTTGGTGGTGGTAATGCTGAGGAGATTGAAGACATGAAAAAGCGTGCTAAATCTAAAAAATGGGATGAAAAAGTCGGAAAACATTTTGATAAAGAGTTAGCAAAAATGCAACGTATGAATCCTCAGGTTGCAGAGTATTCTATACAACGCAATTATTTGGACCTATTTTTAGATTTACCATGGAGTAAGTTTAGTAAAGATAAATTTGATTTAAAGCGTGCCGAAAAAATATTAAATCGTGATCATTATGGTTTAGATGATGTCAAACAACGTATCATCGAGCACTTAGCAGTGTTAAAATTACGTAATGACATGAAGTCGCCAATCTTATGTTTATATGGACCTCCAGGAGTTGGTAAAACATCATTGGGTAAATCTGTAGCAGAAGCACTCGGTCGCGAATATGTGCGTATGAGTTTAGGTGGTTTGCGTGACGAAGCAGAAATACGTGGACATCGTAAGACTTATATTGGAGCTATGCCAGGACGAATTTTGCAAAGTCTTAAAAAAGCAGGTACCTCTAATCCAGTTTTTGTACTAGACGAAATTGATAAATTATCCAACTCTCATCAAGGAGATCCGTCTTCTGCATTATTAGAAGTTTTAGATCCAGAACAAAATGCCGAGTTCCATGATAACTTCTTAGAGATGGGTTACGACTTATCTAAAGTTATGTTTATAGCAACTACTAATAGTTTAAATACTATTCAGCCTGCTTTAAGAGACCGTATGGAAATTATCAATGTTACAGGTTATACAATTGAGGAAAAGGTAGAAATTGCTAAAAGACACCTATTACCAAAACAATTAAAGGAACACGGTTTAGAAGATAATCACATTAAAATAGGTAAACCGCAACTAGAAAAAATAGTAGAAGGTTATACTAGAGAATCTGGTGTACGTGGTTTAGAAAAGCAAATTGCAAAAATGGTGCGTTATGCAGCTAAAAATATTGCAATGGAAGAAGAATATAATATCAAGATTTCTAACGATGATATAGTAGAAATATTAGGTGGTCCAAAATTAGAACGTGATAAATACGAAAACAATAATGTTGCTGGTGTTGTCACAGGTTTAGCTTGGACAAGAGTAGGTGGAGATATTTTATTTATTGAATCTATTTTATCTAAAGGAAAAGGTGCATTAAATATTACCGGAAACTTAGGTAAGGTAATGAAGGAATCGTCTACCATTGCTATGGAGTTTATCAAGGCTCACGCTGAAGAGTTAAATATTAACCCTGAGGTATTTGAAAAATATAATGTGCACATTCACGTACCAGAAGGAGCAACACCTAAAGATGGACCAAGCGCAGGAGTTACCATGCTAACGTCATTAGTCTCTTTATTTACACAACGTAAAGTAAAGAAAAGCTTAGCAATGACAGGTGAGATTACATTGCGTGGTAAAGTATTACCAGTTGGAGGTATTAAAGAAAAAATACTAGCTGCTAAGCGTGCAAGAATAAAAGAGATTTTATTATGTGAAGACAATAGAAGAGATATAGAAGAAATTAAACCAGAATATTTAAAAGGTCTAACGTTTCACTATGTGTCAGATATGTTGGATGTTATTAAAATTGCAGTGACAAATCAAAAGGTAAGTAATGCTAAAAAATTATAA
- a CDS encoding LysM peptidoglycan-binding domain-containing protein — protein sequence MLKNYKTSSLFKRLFFIVVILNSAIASAQDQNLVNVILDGKPAVLNTKTGITQFVDDNSDNNQEVVNGDTDLVTTHIVEQGDTLYAISNKYGVSISHIKAINNLSANLISINQRLKIGYANSAKVKVSNVWIVKKGDTLYSISKKTGVPISKIQSLNNIKDNIIIVGKTLFLR from the coding sequence ATGCTAAAAAATTATAAGACATCAAGTCTTTTTAAAAGGTTGTTCTTTATTGTAGTTATACTAAATTCAGCAATAGCTTCAGCTCAAGATCAAAACTTGGTTAATGTTATACTGGATGGTAAACCTGCAGTTTTAAACACCAAAACGGGAATTACCCAATTTGTTGATGATAATTCAGACAATAATCAAGAGGTAGTAAATGGTGATACGGATTTAGTAACAACCCATATTGTAGAACAAGGAGATACACTATACGCCATATCTAATAAATATGGCGTAAGTATTTCACATATTAAAGCAATTAATAACTTAAGTGCTAACCTGATATCAATAAATCAAAGGTTAAAAATAGGTTATGCTAATTCAGCTAAAGTAAAAGTTAGTAATGTGTGGATTGTAAAAAAAGGCGATACATTGTATAGTATTTCTAAAAAAACAGGAGTGCCAATTTCAAAAATTCAAAGCCTTAATAATATAAAGGATAATATAATAATTGTAGGAAAAACACTATTTTTAAGATAG
- a CDS encoding LysM peptidoglycan-binding domain-containing protein, which yields MKKLLFILTLLTVTIGFSQDIEEEFLPIEVEGKEAFMSTKTGEYVFRSHADTNPEELTTTSSGVVYNDISYHTVVKGETLSAISKKHNLSVDQIVNDNKLANNALSLGQKVKIVKRILVPSSSPVISYVGEERIIARLPVGESPATLPPPPVPTQTNKVAMPAPKNTSYSKPNIVPLVVEEDEIIQEEDSAEVIAAKKQLEEAKKQLELARQKAILKEEANVKLEETKSVFKDEELVTENENTKLETEEVVLEDKVEATIDTEVLDNNTLNTTEEADKRPEYHVVVKGDNLYNLSKRYNTTVENLSKLNDIQFNNLKIGQRLKLK from the coding sequence ATGAAAAAATTACTATTTATTCTAACCTTATTAACTGTTACTATTGGTTTTTCTCAAGACATTGAAGAAGAGTTTTTACCTATAGAAGTAGAAGGTAAGGAAGCCTTTATGTCTACTAAGACAGGTGAGTATGTGTTTAGATCACATGCAGACACAAATCCTGAAGAATTGACAACGACTTCAAGTGGTGTTGTTTATAACGATATATCCTATCATACAGTTGTAAAAGGAGAGACATTATCTGCAATTTCTAAAAAGCACAATTTAAGTGTAGATCAAATTGTAAATGATAATAAGTTAGCAAATAATGCATTAAGCTTAGGACAAAAGGTTAAAATTGTAAAACGTATTTTAGTACCATCCAGTAGTCCTGTAATAAGTTATGTAGGCGAAGAGCGAATAATAGCTAGATTGCCAGTAGGAGAATCTCCTGCAACATTACCACCACCTCCAGTACCAACACAAACCAATAAAGTAGCAATGCCTGCTCCAAAAAACACCAGCTATTCTAAGCCTAACATAGTGCCTTTAGTTGTGGAAGAAGATGAGATAATACAAGAAGAAGATTCTGCAGAAGTAATTGCAGCAAAAAAACAATTAGAAGAAGCTAAAAAACAATTAGAGTTAGCTAGACAAAAAGCTATTTTAAAAGAAGAAGCTAACGTTAAATTAGAAGAAACTAAATCGGTTTTTAAAGATGAAGAGCTCGTTACTGAAAATGAAAACACTAAACTTGAAACAGAGGAAGTTGTTTTGGAAGATAAAGTAGAGGCAACCATTGATACCGAAGTGTTAGATAATAATACTTTAAATACTACTGAAGAAGCTGATAAAAGACCTGAATATCATGTTGTTGTAAAAGGAGATAACTTGTATAATTTATCTAAAAGGTATAATACAACGGTTGAAAACTTAAGTAAGTTAAACGATATTCAATTCAACAATTTAAAGATTGGACAAAGGTTAAAATTGAAGTAA
- the porQ gene encoding type IX secretion system protein PorQ, producing MFKKKIVPLLILFSSTICFAQLGGQSTYQFLNLVSSPRQAALGGKVLTNIDYDVTQGLYNPSAINPEMDNQFSLNFSNYLGGITYGTAAYAYTWDRRTQTLHAGMTYINYGDFDGYDENGVATGTFTGTEAALSLGYALQIGYSDFYFGGNIKFITSSLEQYSSFGIATDLGLMYVDEKLEFQAALVVRNLGTQITTYAGQRESLPLDITLGLSQTLENVPLRWHLTFENLQQWPIGEANPARVTTDLEGNQTQEKVGFINNVMRHTIIGAELFPDKGFNIRLGYNFRRAEELRIVDQRNFSGLSAGFGLKINKLRFSYTHAKYTAASNANFFGLNIDLQ from the coding sequence ATGTTTAAGAAAAAGATTGTCCCACTTTTAATTTTATTTTCTAGTACTATTTGCTTTGCGCAATTAGGTGGACAATCAACATATCAATTTTTAAATTTAGTCTCATCACCACGTCAAGCAGCATTAGGAGGAAAGGTCTTAACTAATATAGATTACGACGTCACTCAAGGTTTGTACAATCCAAGTGCAATAAATCCAGAAATGGATAATCAATTTTCTTTAAATTTTAGTAACTATTTGGGTGGTATTACTTATGGTACTGCTGCTTATGCTTACACTTGGGACAGACGAACACAAACATTACATGCTGGAATGACCTATATTAATTATGGTGATTTTGATGGTTATGATGAAAATGGAGTTGCAACAGGTACATTTACTGGTACAGAAGCAGCTTTGTCGTTAGGATACGCTTTACAAATAGGGTATTCAGATTTTTATTTTGGCGGAAATATAAAATTTATCACATCAAGTTTAGAACAATACAGCTCTTTTGGTATAGCTACAGATTTAGGTTTAATGTATGTTGACGAAAAATTAGAGTTTCAAGCAGCATTAGTAGTCAGAAACTTAGGTACACAAATCACAACTTACGCAGGACAACGCGAAAGTTTGCCATTAGATATTACATTAGGATTGTCTCAGACGTTAGAAAATGTCCCATTGCGTTGGCACTTAACTTTTGAAAACTTACAACAGTGGCCAATTGGAGAAGCTAATCCTGCTAGAGTTACTACAGATTTAGAAGGTAATCAAACACAAGAAAAAGTAGGGTTTATTAATAATGTCATGCGTCACACTATTATAGGAGCCGAGTTATTTCCTGATAAAGGCTTTAATATAAGATTAGGTTATAATTTTAGACGTGCAGAAGAACTTAGAATTGTAGACCAACGTAATTTTTCTGGATTGTCTGCAGGTTTTGGTCTTAAAATTAATAAGTTACGTTTTAGTTATACACATGCTAAATATACAGCAGCAAGTAACGCAAATTTCTTTGGGTTAAATATAGATTTACAGTAA